TTATTTCGGATCCCACTGGAACGGAATTCAGGGTGTACATACCAAAAGTATTGGAAGGGGAAAAAGTTTGAATTTATCACAGATCAAAAATGAGAAAAATGCAATTTTATGTGTTGATGACGAACCCATCCTTCTCTTATCTCTCGTACAAGAACTAAAAAGGGAGATTGGCGGTAGTTATACCTACGAAACTGCTCAAAATCCAGAAGAAGCGATGGAAGTGATCGATGACCTTTGCCAATCAGGTGTAGAAGTTATCCTCATTCTTTCAGATTGGCTTATGCCAGGGATGCGAGGGGATGAATTTCTCATCAAAGTCCACCAAAAATACCCACATATCAAATCCATCCTCATTTCTGGGCATGCAGATCGGGATGCGATCAATCGTGTGAAAGAGGAAGCCAAAACTTACGCGATTTTTTCCAAACCTTGGAACACCAAGGAACTTTTGGATGCTGTTCGTTTCTGTTGCAATTTGACCTAAGTCCAATTTTCTGGACTTACGGTGCGTACGATTTACATCCGCAAACTCCGATTCGAAGAAGCTCGGACCAAACTCGAAAGGGAACTCCATGAAGCATTTATGGACGGGGAAACCTATGTAGAAATCCTACATGGGATTGGGGAAGGGGTATTACGCCGAATGGCGATTGACTACGTGACCACCTCAGGGTTTTTGAAATTAGTGGAATCCGATCCAATGTTCCGACAAAATCCTGGCAGCACCCTTGTGGAAATCCTCGCTCCTTCCAAAGAATACATCAATCGATTGAAAGCATGACAGATCCAAATTCCAAAATTGAAATTTTAGACGTAACGTTACGGGATGGGGAACAAACCAATGGGGTTTCGTTTTCTTGGCAACAAAAGCTAAACATCACCAAACACCTTTTAAAGGATTTAAAAACAGACCGTGTGGAAATTGCCAGTGCGCGTGTGTCTCCAGGGGAGTTTGAAGCCGTTGGGAAAATCATTGAATGGGCAAAAGCAGAAGGCCTACAGGACCGGATTGAGATCTTAGGATTTGTTGATCAAAACAAAACGGTAGAGTGGATGAAAGGGACTGGTGTAAAGGTCTTAAACCTTTTGACAAAAGGGTCACTTAACCACCTAACAAACCAACTTCGAAAGACTCCCGAAGAACATTTTTCCGATATCAAACAAACTGTTGATTTCGCTTGCGAGGCAGGGATTACAGTCAATGTTTATTTAGAGGACTGGTCGAATGGATACTTACATTCCAGAGACTATGTCATTCAATATTTACAAACTGTTTCAAAGTTTCCCATCAAACGTTTTTATCTTGCTGACACTTTAGGTGTATTATCGCCAGAAGAAGTAAAAACGGCTGTGACAGATCTTGTCAGTTTATTTCCCAATTTATGGTTTGAATTCCATGGACATAATGATTATGACTTAGCGGTTGCAAATTGTCTAGAAGCTGTGAAGGCTGGGGTTCGAGGACTTCATGTTGCTGTGAATGGTCTTGGAGAACGAGCAGGGAATTCTCCATTAGAAGCTGTGGTGACAGCACTCCATGACAAAACCAAATTTAGAACTTCTGTTGTCGAAAAAGAAATCACAAGTTCGTCAAGGTTAGTGGAAGTGTTTTCAGGAAAACGAATTTCGGATAACAGACCCATTGTGGGAGAAGATGTATTCACACAAACGGCAGGTGTCCATGCTGATGGAGACAAAAAGGGAAATTTATATGCCAATCCCATCCTTCCCGAACGATTCGGAAGGAGCCGTGTGTATGCACTTGGCAAGTTAGCTGGAAAAGCTAGTATCACAGAAAACTTAAAACAGTTGGGAATGGTTCTCTCCCCTGAAATTGAAAAGAAGGTACTAACACGAGTGATTGAACTTGGGGACCAAAACAAAACGGTCACCAAAGAAGATTTACCTTACATCATCTCAGATATCACGGGGGAAAACTTAGAATCTAGTTTTCGGATCGAAACTTGTACGGTCACAAGTGGCATTGGAGTGAAACCAAAGGCAGAAGTGAAAGTGAAGTACCAAGGCAAACTTTATGAAGGAAAAGGGGAAGGGGATGGTGGTTATGATGCCTTTATGAATGCCCTCGGAACCATCTTAAGAACCTTAGAAATCAAAATTCCAAAACTCTTTGATTATGAAGTGAGGATTCCGCCTGGTGGGAATACAAATGCACTTGTGGAAACTGTCATCACTTGGAAAAAAGAGGGAGACAATCACCCCATCCGCACGATCGGAATTGACTCGGACCAACAAGTTGCCGCCGTCAAAGCCACCGAACGAATGTTACATATTATACTTGGGAATGTATGATACACTTTTTAATTGTTGGTCTTGGAAATCCGGGAGATAAATACAAAAACACCCGCCATAATATTGGGTTTATGATCTTAGATGCGTTGGCTTCTGAATTTGGTGCCTCCTTTAAAGATGCCAAAAAATATGCAGAAACCACTCATACCTATGACGGGGATAAAATCCATTTACTGAAACCCTTGGAGTTTATGAACCTTTCTGGAAAAGCGACCCAAACCCTTGCGAATTTGTATAAAATCCCACCTTCGCAGATCCTCGTGGTCCAAGACGAAGTTGATTTGCCATTTGGTAAAATCAAAAACAAAATCGGTGGAGGAACCGCAGGCCATAATGGTCTAAAAGACATCGTGGCAAAACTCGGTTCACAAGACTTCCATCGTTTGCGTTTTGGTGTGGGCAAACCTGAAAAAGGGGGGATGGAAGTGGCTGACTTTGTTTTGCAAAACTTCCATGCAGAGGAAAAAACAGAGTTGCAAACACTCATCAAAGACTCCGTTTCCAAAATAGAAGATTGGATTCGAACGAATCGTAACCTGCTATTAAAAGAATCCAAGGCATAACAAATGACGCCAGATTGTATCTTTCAGTTCTTACAACCGATCCAAAAACAATGTCCCACTGCGTGAGAAACATACAAATGACAAAAGAAGAAGACACTTCCATCAATCTAAGAACGTTATTTTTTCAAACCATCCTCTCTATTGTGATCGTTCTTGCCATTGTCTTTGGTCTTGCTTATTTTTTCCGAAAGGAACTACTTGGGTTTAGCGAACACTTTGTACGAATATTCGGCTTCCTCGGTTTATTTATTGGGATGATCCTTTCCGATAGCCTTCCTGCTTTTGTTCCTCCTGATGCATTTCTTGTTCTTGCTATCACAGGGGAGATGGACCCACTAAAAACCATCTTATCGATGTCAGTTGGGAGTATCATAGGTGGAAGTATTGCTTATTATATCGGCCTATACCTCATTCCTAAATTCCATTTGGGTCGTCAGATGGTTTTACACTATGAAGACAAACTCCTGCCATACATTCGTAAATTTGGGTTTGGTGCGGTTGTCCTAAGTGCTCTCACACCCATCCCGTATTCTTGGATGGCCTATACAGTTGGTACATTTAAGATGCCATTCAGGTTGTTTTTTTTGGGATCTCTTTTTCGGTTTGTTCGTATCTCTGTTTATTTTTATGCCATGTACATTGGTTGGATCACGGGAGGGTAAATTGGCCGAAGAACGACTATTCCCTAAATCAGTCGACGAAGTGATTTTAGAAAAAGTCAGGTTTTTCTTTTTGCCAGATCGGACTGCCGCGTTTGTCAAAAACCTCATCGATGGAAAGGTTTCTGAACGAGCTCTCATCTGTTGCCATTCCGGTTGTGATGTGTGTAATGAAACCATTTACAACTGTTATATGGCAGTAAAAAAAGAATTGGATTTAAACTAAATTGGACTCTTTATTTTCTAATTCCAAACAAGTCCCACTTGCCCACTTGGTGCGGCCAAAAACTTGGTCCGAATTTGTGGGCCAAACAAAAGTGGTCTCTGCTTTACAATCCATTACAAAACCCACATCCATTTTATTCTATGGTCCCCCAGGTACGGGAAAAACCACCCTCGCACACCTCCTCGCTGAGTCTTGGAAATTGGAAAAACGTTATTTAAGTTGTGTGACAAGTGGTGTGAAAGAAGTGAGGGAAGTGTTAGAAGAAGGAAAACGACTCGGTACCATTGTCCTTTTTTTGGATGAGATCCACCGATTTTCTTCCTCCCAACAAGATGCTCTTCTTTCTGCAGTAGAAGAAGGAGAGATCATCCTCATTGCCGCTACTACTGAAAATCCTAGTTTTCGAGTGAACAAAGCCTTACTCTCTCGGATGTTAGTTTACCGCCTCACCACTCTCACCGAAGAAGAAGAGGACCAAATTTTTTCTACGTGCCTCGCAAAACAAAACGCCAATCGCACCATCCCTGAAGTGGTAAAAGGGGAACTTTTCCGAAGGAGTGCGGGAGATGCAAGAAAACTCCTTGGGTATTTGGAGCGGATCTTAAGTGCCACAAAGGAAGGCGAAGTGGTTACAGAAGAAAGGTTATCCGTGATCCTTGGGGACACTCTCGTTACTTACGATAAAAATAGCGAAAGCCATTATGATATCATATCTGCCTTTATCAAATCCCTTCGTGGCAGTGACCCAGATGCCGCTTTATTTTATCTGGCCCTCATGATCGAAGGTGGGGAAGACCCACTTTTTGTTGCAAGGAGGCTTGTGATATTCGCAAGCGAAGACGTAGGAAATGCGAGTGTACATGCTTTACCACTTGCCATCGCCACTTGGCAGGCAGTGGAACGAGTCGGAATGCCAGAAGGAAGGATCCCTCTTGGGCAATGTACAACGTTTCTCGCATCTGCACCAAAATCTAATGCGAGTTATATGGCAATTAATGAAGCTTTAGCCTTTGTGAAAGCCAGGAATAAGTCGTTTCAGATCCCAAACCACCTGAGGAATGCACCCACTGCCACTCACAAAAACGAAGGTGCTGGTGTTGGTTACAAATACCCTCATGATTTCCCAGGACATTTCCTGAAAGAACGATACTTCCCAGAGTCCTTTTATCCGAACCCACCAACTTTTTATTCTCCCTCAAACCAAGGGATGGAAAAAAATCTGAAAGAACAATTGGAAAGGTTGTGGGGGGATCGGTATTGAGAGTTTATCTCAAAAATTGGTGATTTCTCCTCGAATCTCGAAAAATACACGAAAACAAAGGGGAAATTCTTTCTCATCTTGACAACTAACCCCTTTCGTGAGAGCATTTTCATACATGGGATCCGCACCGGATAGTTTTGCACCAATCCTCTTACAACTTTTGCTCGGAGTCGGTTTCTCCGCTCTGATCTTATCACTCGCCTTTCTTTTGAACCCAAAGAAAAAATCAAAACCACAAGATACCTTTGAATGTGGGGTTACGTATTATGGGGATGCTCGAGGACTTTTTAATATCAAGTTTTACTTGGTAGCTGTCCTTTTTATCCTCTTTGATATTGAAGCTGTGTTTTTATACCCTTGGGCTGTGAATCTAATTGGATTCAAAGAAGCGGGACTAGGCACGTTTTTTCTTTTTGAAATGTTTTTCTTTTTACTCATCCTTGTGGTGGGTCTATACTATATCTGGAAAAAAGGAGCACTGGAATGGGATTAACAGAAACATTATCCAAGCCAGGTGAGATGTTTGGTGACATGTTCCAAGTTGCCACACTCGACAATGTCGTACAGTGGGGGCAAAGTTTCTCTTTATGGCCTTATCCTTTTGCAACCGCTTGTTGTGGGATTGAATACATGAGCACTGCTTGTGCTGATTATGACATCGCCCGTTTTGGAGCAGAACGACCTTCCTTTTCTCCACGCCAAGCCGACATGATTTTAGTACTCGGAACCATCACTTATAAAATGGCTCCCGTCTTACGCCAGATATACGACCAGTTGGCAGAACCTAAATTTGTAATCTCTGTGGGAGCTTGTGCTTCTTCCGGTGGGATGTTTCACACCTACGGCGTGTTACAAGGTGTAGACCGAATCCTTCCGGTGGATGTTTATGTCCCTGGTTGCCCACCAAGACCAGAAGCAATCCTAGATGCTCTTGTGAAGTTACAAAAAAAAGTCCAAACACAAGGATTGGAAGCACGCCGCCAAGAAGTCATGAAAAAGATCCAAGAGATCAACGAACGTAACAAACCCCTCGTAGTGGCATGAAAGAAAAACTGACCGAATTTATCCAAACTCGATTTAACGATAGTTTACTCCCGCAAAGGGACATAAACACGAATCTCCTTTACTTTAGCATCAAAAAGGAAAGCCTGCCTACCGTTGTACAGACGTTAAAGGATGATCCAGAGTTTGCTTTTACTTTTTTGAACGACCTTACTTCCATCGATTGGTTAGGGAAACGGGAACCAAGATTTGAAGTGGTGTATCTCCTTCGATCTCCCAAAAACAACCACTTCCGATTCCAACTCCGTGTTCCTGTGGGAGAAGGGGAACCTGTACCAAGCATTTCGGGAATTTTCCCTGCAGCCAATTGGCCAGAAAGAGAAGTTTATGATCTTATGGGGATTTCATTTTCAAACCACCCAAGAATGGAACGACTCATTATGCCTGATAATTTTGTTGGCCACCCACTCAGGAAAGACTACCCACTCGAAGGCCCAGGCCAAGATTATCTCATCGAGGATTTACTGACCATTCACGTAGAAGAGGATATTACCGATTAGTCGGTAAACAATCATTATGGTAATGTACGAAAAAACAGCCGAACACTTCGGCCAGAAATTCAAAGACCTACCAGAAGGTCATTTACTTGTTAACTTAGGACCAAGCCATCCAGCTACTCATGGAATTTTACAAAACGTAATCCAAATT
The sequence above is a segment of the Leptospira sp. WS39.C2 genome. Coding sequences within it:
- a CDS encoding Smr/MutS family protein, whose protein sequence is MRTIYIRKLRFEEARTKLERELHEAFMDGETYVEILHGIGEGVLRRMAIDYVTTSGFLKLVESDPMFRQNPGSTLVEILAPSKEYINRLKA
- a CDS encoding NADH-quinone oxidoreductase subunit C, which produces MKEKLTEFIQTRFNDSLLPQRDINTNLLYFSIKKESLPTVVQTLKDDPEFAFTFLNDLTSIDWLGKREPRFEVVYLLRSPKNNHFRFQLRVPVGEGEPVPSISGIFPAANWPEREVYDLMGISFSNHPRMERLIMPDNFVGHPLRKDYPLEGPGQDYLIEDLLTIHVEEDITD
- a CDS encoding YqaA family protein → MTKEEDTSINLRTLFFQTILSIVIVLAIVFGLAYFFRKELLGFSEHFVRIFGFLGLFIGMILSDSLPAFVPPDAFLVLAITGEMDPLKTILSMSVGSIIGGSIAYYIGLYLIPKFHLGRQMVLHYEDKLLPYIRKFGFGAVVLSALTPIPYSWMAYTVGTFKMPFRLFFLGSLFRFVRISVYFYAMYIGWITGG
- the pth gene encoding aminoacyl-tRNA hydrolase, which gives rise to MIHFLIVGLGNPGDKYKNTRHNIGFMILDALASEFGASFKDAKKYAETTHTYDGDKIHLLKPLEFMNLSGKATQTLANLYKIPPSQILVVQDEVDLPFGKIKNKIGGGTAGHNGLKDIVAKLGSQDFHRLRFGVGKPEKGGMEVADFVLQNFHAEEKTELQTLIKDSVSKIEDWIRTNRNLLLKESKA
- a CDS encoding NADH-quinone oxidoreductase subunit A — encoded protein: MGSAPDSFAPILLQLLLGVGFSALILSLAFLLNPKKKSKPQDTFECGVTYYGDARGLFNIKFYLVAVLFILFDIEAVFLYPWAVNLIGFKEAGLGTFFLFEMFFFLLILVVGLYYIWKKGALEWD
- the cimA gene encoding (R)-citramalate synthase CimA; the protein is MTDPNSKIEILDVTLRDGEQTNGVSFSWQQKLNITKHLLKDLKTDRVEIASARVSPGEFEAVGKIIEWAKAEGLQDRIEILGFVDQNKTVEWMKGTGVKVLNLLTKGSLNHLTNQLRKTPEEHFSDIKQTVDFACEAGITVNVYLEDWSNGYLHSRDYVIQYLQTVSKFPIKRFYLADTLGVLSPEEVKTAVTDLVSLFPNLWFEFHGHNDYDLAVANCLEAVKAGVRGLHVAVNGLGERAGNSPLEAVVTALHDKTKFRTSVVEKEITSSSRLVEVFSGKRISDNRPIVGEDVFTQTAGVHADGDKKGNLYANPILPERFGRSRVYALGKLAGKASITENLKQLGMVLSPEIEKKVLTRVIELGDQNKTVTKEDLPYIISDITGENLESSFRIETCTVTSGIGVKPKAEVKVKYQGKLYEGKGEGDGGYDAFMNALGTILRTLEIKIPKLFDYEVRIPPGGNTNALVETVITWKKEGDNHPIRTIGIDSDQQVAAVKATERMLHIILGNV
- a CDS encoding replication-associated recombination protein A: MDSLFSNSKQVPLAHLVRPKTWSEFVGQTKVVSALQSITKPTSILFYGPPGTGKTTLAHLLAESWKLEKRYLSCVTSGVKEVREVLEEGKRLGTIVLFLDEIHRFSSSQQDALLSAVEEGEIILIAATTENPSFRVNKALLSRMLVYRLTTLTEEEEDQIFSTCLAKQNANRTIPEVVKGELFRRSAGDARKLLGYLERILSATKEGEVVTEERLSVILGDTLVTYDKNSESHYDIISAFIKSLRGSDPDAALFYLALMIEGGEDPLFVARRLVIFASEDVGNASVHALPLAIATWQAVERVGMPEGRIPLGQCTTFLASAPKSNASYMAINEALAFVKARNKSFQIPNHLRNAPTATHKNEGAGVGYKYPHDFPGHFLKERYFPESFYPNPPTFYSPSNQGMEKNLKEQLERLWGDRY
- a CDS encoding response regulator, producing MNLSQIKNEKNAILCVDDEPILLLSLVQELKREIGGSYTYETAQNPEEAMEVIDDLCQSGVEVILILSDWLMPGMRGDEFLIKVHQKYPHIKSILISGHADRDAINRVKEEAKTYAIFSKPWNTKELLDAVRFCCNLT
- a CDS encoding NADH-quinone oxidoreductase subunit B, with product MGLTETLSKPGEMFGDMFQVATLDNVVQWGQSFSLWPYPFATACCGIEYMSTACADYDIARFGAERPSFSPRQADMILVLGTITYKMAPVLRQIYDQLAEPKFVISVGACASSGGMFHTYGVLQGVDRILPVDVYVPGCPPRPEAILDALVKLQKKVQTQGLEARRQEVMKKIQEINERNKPLVVA